AACTGGTGGATGACCTTTGTAGCCAGAAGCAAGTCACAAGAGCTTTTTGTACTCAATGTGTTGTTGATTACGCTGGGTTTGGCCTGGCTCACCGAATTGGCTGAGCTTTCCCTGGCCTTGGGGGCTTTCGTGGCTGGTATCTTGATTGCCGAGACCCAGTACAAACACCAAGTGGAAGAAGACATCAAACCCTTCAGGGATGTCCTGTTGGGGCTGTTTTTCGTCACAACCGGCATGCTGTTGAATCCTCAGGCGGTCATTGACAACTGGTACTGGGTCATTGGCCTGGCGGTGCTGCCTGTGCTGGCCAAACTGATTCTGATTGCTGCCTTGGCCCGGGTGTTTGGTGCCAACACAGGGACAGCCATGCGCACGGGGATTTACCTGGCGCAGGCTGGCGAATTCGGTTTTGTGCTGCTGGCCAATACGGGTTCGGCAGGGTTCGGCTTGGTGCCAGACCCGTGGTTGCAGACCATCACGGCGAGCATGGTGCTGTCCATGTTGGCTGCGCCTTTCATGATTCAACATGCCGATCGAATCGTGTTGCGATTTTCAAGCCAGGAATGGTTGCAAAAATCGCTTGAGCTTCATCAGATCGCCCAGAAAAGTCTTTCCAGCACCAAGCATGTGTTGATTTGCGGGTTCGGACGCAGCGGACAACACTTGGCACGGCTTTTGAATCGTGAAGACCTGGATTATGTGGCACTTGACCTGGACCCTGACCGAATTCGAGAGGCCACTGCTGCCGGTGATTCCGTGGTTTTTGGCGATGCAGCCAAACGCGAAACACTAGTTGCTGCAGGTTTGCTTCGCGCCTCTTGCGTGGTGGTCACTTTTGCCGAGTTCAAATCGGCTGAAAAGGTGTTGATTGCCGTACGAGCGTTGGCGCCAAATGTACCGGTCGTGGTTCGCACTTACGACGAAAGTGATCTTGAAAAGCTGATAGCTGCGGGGGCCACCGAGGTGGTACCTGAAATTCTTGAAGGCAGCTTGATGCTGGGGTCTCAAGCTTTGATGTTGCTGGGCGTACCGGTTTCGCGTGTGGTCAAGCAGATTCGCGCCATTCGTGAGTCGCGCTACCAGATGTTTCGGGGCGTGTTTCGGGGGGTCGATGACGAAGCCGATACACCTGAGAACCAGTGGGTTCGGTTGCACTCTGTATTTGTGGAGCCAGGGGCCAGTGGTGTTGGGAAAAGCCTGGCGGAGCTGGGCATTCTGGATCTGGATATTGAGGTCAGCGCCATTCGCAGGCGCGGTATCCGCGGGGGTGACCCCTCGCCCGACACACAACTGGAATCGGGCGACATCCTGGTGTTGAAGGGGCAGCCAGATTCCTTGAGCCTGGCCGAGGCCATTATTCTAGGCCGAAAGTCTGCTGGCCGTTGAGGCGTGGTTTTGAGAACCAACGGCCAGTCATAGTGACCTATCGAAGTACATAAAGTGCGGCGCACACTCCGCCTTGTGTCTCGTTCCAATTGCCTTCTTCAGTGGCACAAAGCGCCTCATCATCTGTTAGCACTTGAACATTGCCGCGTAGTGGGTTGCCATCGTCGAGTTTCCGGTCAATTTCGGCCAACTGGCTGACTGGGATCTGATCACCGAGCAACAAGGTCATGGCGTTTTCGCGCGTACCGGGTCCCTCAAAGACGTTGGCCAACTGGTAGCGGCCGCTGAACTGGTTCTCCAGATTGCTTGCTGGCGTGCAGTTGCCAGCGTTACCGCCCGCTGTGAATTCACCCTGCAAAAAGCCGGCAAGTTGAAGGTGAGTGAAAACAGCGCAGGCCTCAGCATCTTCAATCAGTCCATTGCCGTCGCCCGCACTTGTACCCAAGTTGGCGGCGCTGGCTGCAACAAAGTCCCCGGGCAGGGCAGAATAGCGTGCCTCAAAAGCAGACAGTGCTGTTTCAATGTTGGCAATGTCAGTGATGGTGGCCTGCACCTTTGCGCTGTTGAGCAATTCACGACCTTTCAGCACGCCGCCAGCAAGTATTGCCAACACGGCAAGTGCAATGGCCAGTTCAAGCAGGGAAAAGCCAGTTTGCCGGTTTGGGGTTGTTTTCAATTCAATTCTCCTGAGGTGGTGGGTTGTCGAGTGAGCCGCGTTTCATCCAGAGCCAGTTCATACGTTCATATGAAATCCAGACCGGATTGGACAGGGGGTCGACCGGGTTGATAAAAAACTGTTGAAACCGGTTGAGGTTGATGTTGCTTTCCATGTCAGCTACAACCGGATAAGCCACCCACACGGCGCTGGGGCTGATCAGGGTGTGGGTTCCGCAGCCTGGGCTTGTATTCGCCGGCAAGTTTTGCCCGGCGATTTGTTCGCACAGGTGTATGGCTGGCAGTGGGCCGGTGCCCAAGCCATGGTTGGCAGTAATTGGAGCAAAAATGATTTCAGAAAGTTGTTGTGGGCTGAGTTGCTCGAATGGCTTGCCAGTCAGCAAGGCGTTTTCAGCAGGCTCCCCAGCTTGATCCAGTGTGGCCACTGCAATTCGCCAAGGGGTAGGCAAGCCCCCTGTGTGCAACGTAGCGCTGGGAAGCCAGCCTTCACGTTGCAGACAAGCCTCTGTGCTTCGGGATTCTGTGCCGTTTTTATCAATGGCTGGGCAGGGCAGTCTCCCTGTTGCCAGCACAAACCCTTCAACCGCTTCTGTTATTTTTTGTCGGTGTTCAAGTTGTTTGAGGACGTCAGACTTGCTTCTTTGACCCCCAATCAAGTGCAAAATCGGCCCAAGAATGACTGCCACCAGCATGATCACCAAGGCAATTTCAATCAGCATGAAGCCTTGAAGCCGACATTGGTTGAACGAAGGGCATGCAAGCGGTTTCATGGTTGAACATGCCTGACTGTAAGCCTGGAATCGGGTCCAACATTGACCTGAAATTTCGCCAGGTCTTCTTTCACGTTGTCGGGCCAAGAAAAGTCGCAAATGCAGGGTGTGCTGTCCGTGGTGAGCGGGCATTCATGACGGCTCACCGGTCTGCACGATTTGTTGGCTGCAGCAACCGGTTCAAAGCGGCTTACGGGCCAGTGGCTTTTCAACTGGCTTGGCCCACCCATGACGCAGGCTACTTCTAAACTGCTGCTGCATTCGGTGTGTGTCGAATGTTCCAGGCAGCCGGGGTTGCTGCCGACACACGGGCCTGATGAAATCCATTGAGCGTTTTGATCACATTGACAGGTACAGCGGGTCCTTGTGCAACGGCAACTGCAATTTGAATCGACTGGTTTGAGGTTGTTGATTGACCCTGCATTTGGAGTCAGGTTTTCATTGGGTGCAATTGTCTGACCCGTCGATGCCGAAATCTGCCCCCACGAGGTCACCGTGTCCCGGATTTGATGCTTCTGAACCTCGGTCATTTGATGCTGAAGTTCCCGCACTGAAATCAGCAAGTGAGGGCCAGAGATTTCGTATTGATGCGCATCAATGGGTTCAATTTTTGTAGCAACCACGGCCGCAATGCCGCTGTGTATCCGG
The nucleotide sequence above comes from Limnobacter thiooxidans. Encoded proteins:
- a CDS encoding cation:proton antiporter; amino-acid sequence: MLVAVLAVSLFRHWKLPAMLGYLFAGTLIGPYSLGIVPDTAETRHLAEFGVVFLMFSIGLEFSLPKLHAMRRVVFGLGLAQVSLTMLGVMGLGLLASYFFDVPFSTAFVLAGAAAMSSTAIVSKLLSERLELDSPHGRQIMGILLFQDLAVVPLLIIIPALGQDAGNLTLTLSLAMVKAALVLGLMLVFGQRMMNWWMTFVARSKSQELFVLNVLLITLGLAWLTELAELSLALGAFVAGILIAETQYKHQVEEDIKPFRDVLLGLFFVTTGMLLNPQAVIDNWYWVIGLAVLPVLAKLILIAALARVFGANTGTAMRTGIYLAQAGEFGFVLLANTGSAGFGLVPDPWLQTITASMVLSMLAAPFMIQHADRIVLRFSSQEWLQKSLELHQIAQKSLSSTKHVLICGFGRSGQHLARLLNREDLDYVALDLDPDRIREATAAGDSVVFGDAAKRETLVAAGLLRASCVVVTFAEFKSAEKVLIAVRALAPNVPVVVRTYDESDLEKLIAAGATEVVPEILEGSLMLGSQALMLLGVPVSRVVKQIRAIRESRYQMFRGVFRGVDDEADTPENQWVRLHSVFVEPGASGVGKSLAELGILDLDIEVSAIRRRGIRGGDPSPDTQLESGDILVLKGQPDSLSLAEAIILGRKSAGR
- a CDS encoding type II secretion system protein codes for the protein MKTTPNRQTGFSLLELAIALAVLAILAGGVLKGRELLNSAKVQATITDIANIETALSAFEARYSALPGDFVAASAANLGTSAGDGNGLIEDAEACAVFTHLQLAGFLQGEFTAGGNAGNCTPASNLENQFSGRYQLANVFEGPGTRENAMTLLLGDQIPVSQLAEIDRKLDDGNPLRGNVQVLTDDEALCATEEGNWNETQGGVCAALYVLR
- a CDS encoding type II secretion system protein; the protein is MKPLACPSFNQCRLQGFMLIEIALVIMLVAVILGPILHLIGGQRSKSDVLKQLEHRQKITEAVEGFVLATGRLPCPAIDKNGTESRSTEACLQREGWLPSATLHTGGLPTPWRIAVATLDQAGEPAENALLTGKPFEQLSPQQLSEIIFAPITANHGLGTGPLPAIHLCEQIAGQNLPANTSPGCGTHTLISPSAVWVAYPVVADMESNINLNRFQQFFINPVDPLSNPVWISYERMNWLWMKRGSLDNPPPQEN